A genomic window from Purpureocillium takamizusanense chromosome 2, complete sequence includes:
- a CDS encoding uncharacterized protein (COG:I~EggNog:ENOG503PB81): MDMDPNTFKAVQFQTSTDGKVAYITLNRPRHHNAIDQHMPLEIRAAVRIANADPRIHCIVLKGSGRGFCGGYDLNIYAASAQRGETEGSQDLTRGYEPFQDYLLMKECTNCYTELFRSHKPTIAQVHGAAVAGGSDIALCCDLVVMAEDARIGYPPSRVWGCPTTAMWAYRVGAEKAKRMLFTGDLINGEEAAAMGLVLKAVPASQLDDTVNLLVERIKSVPINQLWMQKQVINNTMEGSMESSQRLATVFDGITRNSPEGVAFQQLASREGFKTAVSSRDDPGRTERYRKLWKSVL, encoded by the coding sequence atggacatggaccCAAATACGTTCAAGGCGGTGCAGTTTCAGACGTCCACCGATGGCAAGGTCGCGTACATCACCCTGAACCGACCGAGGCACCACAATGCCATCGATCAACACATGCCACTCGAAATCCGTGCTGCTGTTCGGATAGCAAATGCAGACCCACGCATTCACTGCATCGTACTCAAGGGCAGCGGGCGTGGCTTCTGTGGTGGTTATGACCTCAACATCTACGCCGCAAGCGCTCAGCGCGGAGAGACCGAAGGCAGTCAAGACCTTACCCGAGGCTATGAGCCCTTCCAGGATTACCTGCTGATGAAGGAGTGCACCAACTGCTACACCGAACTCTTTCGAAGTCACAAGCCGACTATTGCGCAAGTACATGGAGCAGCCGTCGCTGGTGGAAGCGACATTGCGCTCTGTTGCGATCTCGTCGTCATGGCAGAGGACGCGCGCATTGGATACCCGCCGAGCCGAGTCTGGGGCTGCCCGACAACTGCAATGTGGGCATACAGAGTCGGAGCGGAAAAGGCGAAAAGAATGCTGTTCACGGGTGATCTCATcaatggcgaggaggcggcagcCATGGGCCTCGTACTCAAAGCGGTGCCGGCGTCACAGCTGGACGACACGGTCAACCTGCTTGTCGAGAGGATAAAGAGCGTCCCAATCAATCAGCTTTGGATGCAGAAGCAGGTCATAAACAACACCATGGAGGGCTCAATGGAGTCTAGCCAAAGGCTGGCAACGGTCTTTGATGGTATTACGAGGAATTCGCCAGAAGGGGTCGCGTTTCAGCAGCTGGCAAGCCGAGAGGGCTTCAAGACGGCAGTGTCATCAAGGGATGACCCTGGCAGAACGGAACGGTACAGGAAGCTCTGGAAAAGTGTTCTCTAG
- a CDS encoding uncharacterized protein (EggNog:ENOG503NVVT~TransMembrane:12 (i39-60o98-115i122-144o150-171i209-227o233-254i327-346o366-384i396-419o434-455i467-487o493-514i)~COG:P), which produces MEIESKTVPAADTASMAEHDDAKNDTEQFRGLRRIPDKLPAVALLILVVELGERATYFGLSGPFQNYINNPYAPGSDLPGALGKGQAVATALGNFFKFWAYASTVIGAIIADQYLGKYKAILCACGVYIVGLVILVATASPSAITNGAGLGGLVAAMVTIGLGTGGIKANVTPMCAEQYQNSHPVLKTLKSGEQVIVDPDLTVQRLFMWFYWVVNIGALSPLITVNVEKHHSFWLAYLIPLIIILLSAGVFVWGRKKYVKVPPMGSAILDAFRTVSIAVKEKGFHNARPSVLLERGHADRYPIARQERYTDSYVGDVQRGLKSCKMFLFFPFYFICWNQMWNNLISQAGTMALHGTPNDLLQNLDPIALCIFIPFLDVVVYPLLRKYKIDFDPVTRIFMGFMFASFAMIYACVLQHYIYNSPPKSIHVWIQAPSYVLVAFSEAFVIITGLELAFTQAPKNLRSVISALFWLTIAVAAAICIALGAVSQDPYLVWMYGSLAIVGFVAGCLFYICFFPGRRRWSPREEVVIEGTARE; this is translated from the exons ATGGAGATTGAGTCTAAGACAGTGCCTGCGGCCGACACGGCCAGCATGGCCGAGCACGACGATGCGAAGAACGATACGGAGCAGTTTCGCGGCCTCAGACGTATCCCCGATAAACTGCCAGCGGTTGCGCTGCTTAttcttgtcgtcgag ctcggcgagaGAGCAACCTATTTTGGTCTATCAGGCCCATTCCAAAACTACATTAA CAACCCGTATGCACCTGGGTCTGACCTCCCAGGAGCTTTGGGGAAGGGTCAAGCCGTGGCTACCGCGCTGGGAAACTTCTTCAAATTCTGGGCCTATGCTTCTACCGTGAttggcgccatcatcgccg ATCAATACCTCGGCAAGTACAAAGCCATTTTATGTGCATGCGGCGTTTACATCGTCGGACTCGTAATTCTCGTCGCCACTGCCTCTCCATCCGCCATCACAAATGGTGCGGGTTTGGGTggactcgtcgccgccatggttACGATTGGACTAGGCAcgggcggcatcaaggccaacgTGACGCCCATGTGCGCCGAGCAATACCAAAACTCTCACCCGGTCCTGAAGACCCTCAAGTCAGGGGAACAGGTTATTGTTGACCCGGACCTGACGGTGCAGAGGCTGTTCATGTGGTTCTACTGGGTCGTCAATATTGGAGCTCTGTCACCTCTCATCACCGTCAACGTCGAGAAGCATCACTCTTTCTGGCTAGCATATTTAATACCTCTGAT CATTATCCTGTTATCTGCCGGCGTCTTCGTTTGGGGGCGAAAGAAGTACGTCAAGGTACCTCCGATGGGCTCTGCCATTCTCGATGCGTTTCGTACAGTGAGCATTGCAGTCAAGGAGAAAGGGTTCCATAATGCGCGTCCCTctgtgctgctggagcgAGGGCATGCAGACAGATACCCCATCGCCAGGCAAGAGAGGTACACGGACTCATACGTCGGTGACGTCCAGCGTGGTCTGAAGAGCTGCAAG ATGTTTTTGTTTTTCCCATTCTATTTTATCTGCTGGAACCAGATGTGGAACAACCTCATATCTCAAGCCGGCACAATGGCTCTGCACGGAACGCCAAACGACCTGCTACAGAATCTCGATCCCATTGCGCTCTGTATCTTCATACCATTTCTAGACG TCGTTGTTTATCCCCTGCTGCGCAAGTACAAGATCGACTTTGACCCAGTCACCCGCATCTTCATGGGTTTCATGTTTGCGTCCTTTGCCATGATTTACGCCTGCGTCTTGCAGCACTACATTTACAACTCGCCACCAAAGAGCATACACGTTTGGATCCAGGCGCCCAGCTATGTCCTGGTGGCCTTCTCTGAGGCGTTCGTCATCATTacgggcctcgagcttgccTTTACTCAGGCGCCGAAGAA CCTTCGGTCCGTCATTTCGGCGTTGTTCTGGTTGACTAttgccgtggcggcggccatttGCATCGCGCTCGGAGCCGTCTCGCAGGACCCCTACCTTGTGTGGATGTACGGATCATTAGCTATTGTAGGGTTTGTGGCGGGATGTCTGTTCTATATCTGCTTCTTTCCCGGCAGGAGAAGGTGGTCTCCGCGCGAGGAAGTGGTGATTGAGGGAACAGCACGTGAGTAA
- a CDS encoding uncharacterized protein (COG:P~COG:Q~EggNog:ENOG503NUVZ): MTAEERAEASPGPACIAADPSYLTSVAWCIKNRCQDGTLPSAIQEFWETKLIYGQDEPGVVLKYATYFEALSHVNTTVPPLPRSPDETILNRTISLTDDEYIGYLNAALSYHDTALAGSHGM; the protein is encoded by the coding sequence ATgaccgccgaggagcgcgccgaggcATCCCCAGGACCAGCATGCATCGCCGCTGACCCCTCGTACCTCACATCCGTCGCTTGGTGCATCAAGAATCGTTGCCAAGACGGAACTCTACCGTCAGCAATCCAAGAATTCTGGGAAACAAAGCTCATCTATGGGCAAGATGAGCCTGGTGTCGTACTCAAATACGCGACATACTTCGAAGCCCTCAGTCATGTCAACACGACAGTTCCGCCTTTGCCGAGGTCGCCTGACGAGACAATACTCAACCGTACCATATCTCTGACAGATGACGAGTATATTGGGTATCTGAATGCAGCTCTCTCCTATCATGACACTGCCCTAGCCGGATCTCATGGAATGTGA
- a CDS encoding uncharacterized protein (COG:K~EggNog:ENOG503PB0J), which produces MMPTVPLDVVAAESDSPFPSMSLQFLQDLGMDSSDYHFMFRTPRSPASNVSVVGDGTSRIANAESVQGHAPTTVSHPLLDGHTDTRPEALGSTGDMDPYILRKYRTDDHGTFKFKQLAICLAQDEPFPVQFLLSQPLLFGKSQEQAGHATPGEAYLKTQLEQLVPAEMGNRLISLWFKFAAAQYPIFSSAAIPNPNKSSAHLLAAVYGIAVPFAMHDDKLCIDLAYEAFPYSTLAQVLNRSLATDLHSPSLETVQTLLLLVLRPSPSPLVSDASHRWNLMGSLVSAAVNVGLHLNPATWALPGTYVALRRRLSFLIYSTDRLLAASLGKPPLIDRDNWLVTSLLHSDRLDSNVPDADWQCLCKLAVVAALVDEALAKLYSLRILQSASQKPELSDMAMSLARNLHESVHHDDHPYATNQSHQRPMHLSLAICDLAYHYTYLLLHRAAMRTFHHLENLDGSPHLAAQAQIVRQSTRDCTEGFHAFIKNLKAEDVNGVWPPWAQAAISSLCFTQLTMVASAPTHDEALDWIKRLQMTRTELRLKAKSFPILRLGLLRIDSIFWRGVDNVLHLQPHVSQAFTSFEAIT; this is translated from the exons ATGATGCCGACAGTCCCGCTGGACGTGGTGGCCGCCGAGAGCGACTCGCCGTTCCCCAGCATGAGCCTGCAGTTCCTGCAAGACTTGGGCATGGACTCCAGCGACTACCACTTCATGTTTcgcacgccgcgcagcccggCATCCAATGTTTCTGTCGTGGGCGATGGCACGTCCCGGATCGCGAACGCAGAGTCGGTACAAGGTCATGCGCCGACGACCGTCTCCCACCCCCTCTTGGATGGGCATACGGACACGAGACCGGAGGCTCTTGGATCAACGGGAGATATGGATCCATATATTCTGCGAAAGTATCGGACTGATGACCACGGGACTTTCAAGTTCAAGCAACTCGCCATTTGCTTGGCGCAGGACGAGCCGTTCCCTGTGCAGTTCCTCCTCTCACAGCCGTTACTCTTTGGCAAGTCTCAGGAGCAGGCTGGCCACGCCACCCCCGGTGAAGCATATTTGAAGACACAATTGGAGCAACTAGTTCCAGCCGAGATGGGAAACCGACTTATCTCACTATGGTTCAAGTTTGCCGCGGCTCAGTACCCTATCTTCTCATCCGCTGCTATACCGAATCCCAACAAAAGCTCAGCTCACCTTCTCGCCGCTGTGTACGGCATTGCCGTCCCCTTCGCGATGCATGACGACAAGCTTTGTATTGATCTCGCATACGAAGCTTTCCCTTACTCCACTTTGGCGCAAGTACTGAACAGGTCGCTGGCAACAGACCTCCATTCGCCGAGCCTCGAAACGGTGCAGacgttgttgctgctggtgctgagACCATCACCAAGCCCTCTAGTCTCTGATGCGTCGCATCGGTGGAACCTCATGGGAAGTCTCGTTTCTGCCGCTGTCAATGTCGGACTGCACTTGAATCCTGCAACTTGGGCGCTGCCGGGAACATACGTGGCCCTGAGACGACGGCTGTCGTTCCTCATCTACTCGACCGACCGGCTGCTCGCTGCCAGCTTGGGCAAGCCTCCACTAATTGACAGGGACAACTGGCTTGTTACTTCATTATTGCATTCTGATCGACTAGACAGCAATGTGCCTGATGCAGATTGGCAATGCCTGTGCAAATTAGCTGTGGTAGCTGCGCTGGTCGATGAGGCTTTGGCAAAGCTATA TTCCTTACGAATATTGCAATCGGCGTCCCAGAAACCAGAGCTAAgcgacatggccatgtcACTGGCACGCAATCTGCATGAGTCCGTCCATCACGACGACCATCCGTATGCAACTAATCAATCACACCAGCGACCAATGCACCTGTCGCTGGCGATTTGCGATCTAGCCTACCATTATACATATCTCCTTCTGCATCGCGCGGCAATGCGGACGTTTCACCATCTCGAGAACCTGGACGGCTCTCCCCATCTTGCTGCACAAGCTCAGATCGTGCGACAAAGCACGAGAGACTGCACCGAGGGCTTTCATGCCTTCATCAAGAACCTGAAAGCAGAGGATGTAAACGGCGtttggccgccgtgggcgcagGCTGCGATCTCATCTCTATGCTTCACGCAGCTAACAATGGTTGCTTCAGCACCCACGCATGACGAGGCTCTCGACTGGATCAAGCGACTGCAGATGACGCGGACAGAGCTGCGACTCAAAGCAAAGTCATTTCCCATCCTCCGTCTCGGCCTACTTCGGATTGACTCGATCTTTTGGCGCGGCGTTGACAACGTCCTTCACCTGCAACCACATGTTTCTCAAGCATTTACTTCGTTTGAAGCCATCACATGA
- the IFG3_1 gene encoding D-aspartate oxidase (COG:E~EggNog:ENOG503NUZB) has product MAPKESIVVVGAGIIGLDVALVLAERGYGKNLTVVAEHLPGDTAVDYTSPWAGCNFSAISGSDANALRWDKLGYSHLSKLASERPEETFVRRTESIELWDEDVPHQKIKEMSEYLEDFRVLPAEELPVGVKFAIGFTTLTINAPLHMRFLQRLLTDHYGVQFVRQKLPSIQAAFSNPATTVVFNCTGNAARTLAGVEDAKCFPTRGQVLLTRAPHVQTNIMRHGKGYETYVIPRPESNGNVVLGGFMQKGVSDGSTYSYETESILDRTTKLSPELGQSEYEILAPFAGMRPSREGGARVERDGIEVAGEKRVLVHNYGAGGTGFQAGYGMAVDAVKTVEDVLRQLRGASARPRL; this is encoded by the exons ATGGCCCCGAAAGAAAGCATCGTAGTTGTTGG agccggcatcatcggcctcgatgtcgcactcgtcctcgccgagagGGGTTATGGGAAGAACCTAACAGTAGTGGCCGAGCACCTCCCTGGTGACACGGCAGTCGACTACACGTCGCCATG GGCTGGATGTAATTTCTCCGCAATCTCTGGCAGCGATGCGAATGCCCTTCGATGGGACAAACTCGGCTACTCGCACCTCTCCAAGCTGGCGTCCGAAAGACCCGAGGAGACATTTGTTCGCCGTACCGAATCCATTGAGCTTTGGGACGAAGACGTTCCGCACCAGAAGATCAAGGAGATGTCAGAGTATCTTGAAGAT TTCCGTGTCctgccggccgaggagcttcCCGTCGGCGTTAAATTCGCCATTGGCTTCACCACGCTCACCATAAATGCCCCTCTCCACATGCGATTCCTCCAGAGACTGCTCACGGATCATTATGGTGTTCAATTCGTTCGTCAAAAGCTCCCCAGTATCCAGGCTGCGTTTTCCAATCCCGCCACCACGGTCGTGTTCAATTGCACGGGCAATGCGGCTCGGACATTAGCGGGCGTTGAGGATGCCAAGTGTTTCCCGACAAGGGGTCAAGTGCTCTTGACCCGCGCGCCCCATGTGCAGACAAACATCATGCGGCATGGCAAGGGTTACGAGACATACGTGATTCCGCGGCCGGAGTCCAATGGGAATGTCGTCTTGGGGGGCTTCATGCAAAAAGGCGTCAG TGATGGATCCACGTACTCATATGAGACCGAATCCATCTTGGATAGGACGACGAAACTGAGCCCCGAGCTCGGACAGTCCGAATATGAGATTCTTGCCCCGTTTGCTGGCATGAGGCCATCGCGAGAGGGAGGAGCAAGGGTGGAACGCGATGGGATCGAAGTAGCTGGTGAGAAGCGCGTGCTTGTGCACAACTATGGCGCCGGTGGCACGGGGTTCCAAGCTGGATACGGGATGGCAGTCGATGCGGTCAAGACTGTCGAAGACGTCCTGAGACAGCTGCGAGGTGCATCGGCCCGCCCGAGGCTGTAA
- a CDS encoding uncharacterized protein (MEROPS:MER0033188~EggNog:ENOG503NV5H~COG:G): MTSNITSNDAVVSERLIAKYNITDVGIEFLTEITNPGLRRSEDCLTLNVWTKPQRGEKRKAVLVWLHGGSFVVGSSAIPSYNGQFFADQEDVVLVTINYRLSIFGYPGNPLGDQNLGLLDQRLAVEWVRDNIASFGGDPTRITLFGQSAGGVSIDDYTYAWPDDPIVHGVIAQSGTSQGIGTRTTSEAAELWFNASRAVGCGDQSTPARQVQECMLRKPADALAKVLVATVNSPVTMPYCPTMDNKTVFEDLSRRMPARLPMLIGNTDFEGGLFELFTDAPVPPGYWKQDSRRMFECPAARRADRSLKHGNPTWRYRYHGVFPNMELSKNPPSGAYHEAEVRPMFNTALQDRVQSTDEEIALGKYLRETWAAFAKDPVHGLERYQWPRYNPNETTLIRLGYNNKIGPNLAMGNLYDWDC; this comes from the exons ATGACCTCAAACATCACCTCGAATGACGCAGTCGTGTCGGAGCGCTTGATTGCGAAATACAACATCACCGATGTCGGCATCGAGTTTCTCACGGAGATTACAAACCCTGGATTGCGCCGCAGCGAGGACTGCCTTACGCTCAACGTATGGACCAAGCCTCAGAGGGgagagaagcgcaaggctgTACTCGTCTGGCTTCACGGTGGCAGCTTTGTCGTTG GATCATCGGCAATCCCTTCCTACAATGGTCAGTTCTTTGCAGACCAGGAAGACGTCGTCCTAGTGACCATCAA TTACCGATTGAGCATCTTCGGGTACCCTGGAAACCCGCTCGGGGATCAAAATCTGGGCCTCCTAGACCAGCGTCTTGCCGTAGAATGGGTTCGCGACAATATCGCAAGCTTTGGGGGTGATCCCACCCGCATCACGCTGTTTGGCCAGTCCGCCGGAGGCGTCTCAATCGACGATTACACGTACGCTTGGCCAGACGATCCCATCGTGCATGGCGTCATTGCACAATCCGGAACCAGTCAAGGTATTGGCACACGAACAACATCAGAGGCCGCTGAGCTCTGGTTCAATGCTTCCCGTGCCGTTGGCTGCGGGGATCAAAGCACGCCCGCTCGGCAGGTGCAGGAGTGCATGTTGCGCAAGCCTGCTGATGCCCTCGCCAAAGTACTCGTGGCCACCGTCAACAGTCCCGTCACGATGCCGTACTGCCCAACCATGGACAATAAGACTGTGTTTGAGGATTTGAGCAGGCGCATGCCAGCCCGTCTGCCCATGCTGATTGGAAACACCGACTTTGAGGGCGGGCTGTTTGAGCTCTTCACCGATGCACCAGTGCCGCCAGGCTATTGGAAGCAGGATAGCCGGCGGATGTTTGAGtgcccagcagccaggcgTGCTGACCGGTCGCTAAAGCACGGAAATCCTACCTGGAGATACCGGTATCACGGCGTCTTCCCAAACATGGAGCTGTCAAAGAACCCACCGAGCGGCGCGTACCACGAAGCTGAGGTGCGACCAATGTTCAATACCGCACTCCAAGACAGGGTACAAAGCACAGATGAGGAGATCGCCCTCGGCAAATACCTGCGAGAGACATGGGCGGCGTTTGCAAAAGATCCCGTCCATGGCCTTGAACGCTATCAATGGCCACGGTACAATCCCAATGAGACGACACTCATCCGACTAGGCTACAACAATAAGATTGGGCCAAATCTCGCGATGGGCAACTTGTACGACTGGGACTGCTAG
- a CDS encoding uncharacterized protein (COG:P~COG:Q~TransMembrane:4 (i21-41o53-71i198-217o237-256i)~EggNog:ENOG503NUVZ): MAMCLFIPFSVLPIRRRWYEIFLIGHIVLAILAIVGSYWHIVHLYKHQSGFDLFIYSTMGIWGFDRLMRMARATKNGVKRAYVSKVDDEYIRVDIPGVEGHGYCFAYFPTLSWRPWENHPFSIINYTRNLPDEEGSSTPASCSGTESPSSPGAASLQSSFEKSVAVRTKVPGHIATRNRRDGGISMFMRVQNGMTKKLARMAGVVTGIPVLVEGSYGHEGNTFLQGHDSKFAPSLKYPNTLCIAGGAGISAVMPALGQCLSIYGRKGSTKLYWGLRSRELVDAVESSIVGPDGETANWGEIETHISVGSRLNVRRILEEELDQVSAGTTVIVCGPLAMCDEVRYTVAALARHGKVVRLVEESLPW, translated from the coding sequence ATGGCCATGTGTCTCTTCATTCCGTTCTCAGTTCTTCCCATCCGCAGGCGTTGGTATGAGATATTCCTCATCGGCCACATTGTTCTTGCTATCCTAGCCATCGTCGGGTCCTACTGGCATATAGTCCATCTCTACAAACACCAGAGCGGATTCGATCTCTTCATCTACAGCACCATGGGAATATGGGGCTTCGACAGACTCATGCGCATGGCCAGAGCAACGAAAAATGGGGTCAAAAGGGCATACGTTAGCAAGGTGGATGACGAGTATATCCGAGTCGATATCCCGGGTGTTGAGGGCCATGGTTACTGCTTCGCGTACTTTCCGACGCTTTCTTGGAGGCCGTGGGAGAACCATCCTTTCTCCATCATCAACTATACTCGGAACCTACCGGATGAAGAAGGCTCGTCTACTCCAGCATCTTGTTCGGGCACGGAgtccccgtcgtcaccggGTGCGGCCTCCCTTCAATCCTCGTTTGAAAAGTCCGTGGCCGTGCGGACCAAAGTCCCAGGTCATATTGCCACCCGCAATCGCCGGGATGGTGGCATCTCGATGTTCATGCGTGTGCAAAATGGCATGACCAAGAAGCTCGCCCGAATGGCGGGCGTGGTAACAGGCATAcccgtccttgtcgaggGAAGCTACGGCCACGAGGGCAACACGTTCTTGCAGGGACACGACAGCAAGTTCGCGCCGAGCTTGAAGTACCCCAACACGCTGTGTattgctggcggcgcgggtaTTTCTGCTGTAATGCCGGCGCTGGGTCAGTGCCTGAGCATATACGGCAGAAAGGGGTCGACCAAGTTGTACTGGGGACTCCGTAGCAGGGAGCTCGTGGATGCCGTCGAGAGCAGCATCGTCGGTCCGGACGGCGAGACAGCCAACTGGGGGGAGATTGAGACACACATTTCGGTCGGCTCCAGGCTCAATGTGCGGCGAATCCTCGAGGAAGAGCTGGATCAGGTGTCTGCTGGCACCACGGTTATCGTCTGTGGGCCTTTGGCCATGTGTGACGAGGTGCGGTACACCGTCGCAGCActggcacggcacggcaaaGTGGTGCGACTTGTGGAGGAGAGCCTGCCATGGTAG
- a CDS encoding uncharacterized protein (MEROPS:MER0034665~CAZy:CE10~EggNog:ENOG503NXYY~COG:V), translating to MATTTTTAAAPVVEPAETHISHTAGRLAVTDKEYDGLDPEWRALWNEHGSSMVRADEVSIEEYRLDPAKYSFSYPTYPGPEVFHVEDRRIPVTRPSGEIPIRVYSPAGPGPFPVHLNFHGGGWVLGGLGSEAAWCRHMCNKSNVKVIDVDYRMGPEFRFPTAIYDCWDATIENAEALNVDPKSVSFGGLSAGGHMSAVLAHFARDENVDIKLHLMIVPATDMRYCSTKIKALTPDNCPYESARSFADLPWGPLGREQWFLKYWLGEDADEQERILNEEWIMTPVLAPRMGGLSPAHIVTAEFDLERDEGEAYGRMLQQAGNRVTMKRYAGSPHAFAHYNHPQRGLSKSFEFIEDTAALLKEVHYGY from the exons ATGGcaaccacgacgacgacggctgcaGCCCCAGTAGTCGAACCCGCTGAGACACACATCTCGCACACGGCCGGACGGCTGGCAGTCACTGACAAGGAGTACGATGGCCTCGATCCTGAATGGAGGGCCCTCTGGAACGAACATGGGAGCTCAATGGTCAGGGCAGACGAGGTCTCGATTGAAGAATACCGGCTCGACCCGGCCAAGTACAGCTTTTCGTATCCGACTTACCCTG GCCCCGAGGTGTTTCACGTCGAAGACAGACGCATTCCCGTGACACGGCCATCGGGAGAGATCCCCATTCGAGTGTACTCTCCTGCCGGGCCAGGGCCATTTCCTGTGCATCTCAATTTCCATGGCG GCGGTTGGGTCTTGGGCGGACTCGGTTCGGAGGCGGCATGGTGCAGACACATGTGCAACAAGTCCAACGTCAAGGTAATTGACGTAGATTATCGCATGGGTCCGGAGTTTCGCTTCCCAACAGCCATCTACGACTGCTGGGACGCG ACAATTGAGAATGCCGAGGCGCTTAACGTTGACCCCAAGAGCGTCTCATTCGGAGGGCTCTCAGCGGGCGGCCACATGTCCGCTGTGCTCGCACACTTTGCGCGCGACGAAAACGTTGATATAAAGCTTCACCTGATGATTGTTCCCGCCACGGATATGAGATACTGCAGCACCAAGATCAAGGCGTTGACCCCAGATAATTGTCCGTATGAGAGCGCGCGGTCTTTTGCAGACCTCCCGTGGGGTCCGCTGGGGCGCGAGCAGTGGTTTCTCAAATACTGGCTCGGCGAAGACGCAG ATGAGCAAGAGCGCATTCTGAATGAAGAGTGGATCATGACACCAGTGTTGGCTCCGCGCATGGGTGGTTTGTCGCCGGCGCATATCGTCACGGCCGAATTTGATCTCGAGCGGGACGAAGGAGAAGCATATGGCCGCATGCTACAGCAGGCGGGCAATCGGGTCACAATGAAGAGGTACGCGGGCAGCCCGCATGCCTTTGCCCATTACAACCATCCCCAGCGGGGATTGTCAAAGAGCTTTGAGTTTATAGAGGACACAGCGGCACTGTTGAAGGAAGTCCACTACGGGTATTAG
- a CDS encoding uncharacterized protein (EggNog:ENOG503Q0A5~COG:Q), whose translation MTKGQPEVGNKRFADFDLGGKTFIVTGGARGLGLALHTAQSTPTRSGRRHRAELFLNGAASFNVVYQQQDVLDTKHLRQTIESIADEHEGLHGVTAAAGILQITPAIDYTSEDAAKMLATNFTAVLETASAAAEMIFKYRCRGSICLIASMMSGLIANKGMLSPVYNSSKAALIQLTRNLAMEWSHERDDGSPGIRVNSISLGHIRTPMVEQTFAEEPELEDLWKRENMMGWLAKTEEFKGAALFLLSNASSFMTGSNLVMDGGPRRGERVLFRLCGEMMDAQIIRARLVFDDSIGSVS comes from the exons ATGACAAAAGGACAGCCCGAGGTTGGTAACAAGCGGTTTGCCGACTTTGACTTGGGGGGAAAGACATTCATCGTCACGGGCGGTGCTCGCGGTCTAGGCCTAGCACTACAT ACCGCGCAGAGCACCCCGACGAGGAGTGGGAGGCGGCACAGAGCCGAGTTGTTCCTGAATGGGGCGGCAAGCTTCAATGTTGTCTACCAGCAACAGGACGTGCTCGACACCAAGCACTTGCGGCAGACAATTGAGTCCATCGCCGACGAACACGAGGGCCTCCACGGGGTCACTGCAGCGGCAGGAATCCTGCAAATCACACCCGCCATCGACTATACGTCCGAAGACGCGGCCAAGATGCTCGCCACCAACTTCACTGCGGTGCTAgagacggcctcggcggcagcagagaTGATATTCAAGTATAGGTGCCGCGGGAGCATTTGCCTCATCGCGAGCATGATGTCcggcctcatcgccaacaagGGCATGCTATCACCCGTATATAACTCCTCCAAGGCGGCCCTCATCCAACTGACGCGTAATCTCGCCATGGAGTGGAGCCACGAGCGGGATGACGGGAGCCCAGGGATCCGCGTCAACTCCATCAGTCTGGGCCACATCCGCACGCCCATGGTGGAGCAGACGTTTGCGGAGGagccggagctggaggaTCTTTGGAAGAGGGAGAACAtgatgggctggctggccaagaCCGAGGAGTTCAAAGGCGCGGCTCTGTTTCTGCTGAGCAATGCCAGTAGCTTTATGACGGGCAGCAATCTCGTCATGGACGGGGGCCCACGGCGTGGTGAGAGAGTTTTGTTTCGTCTGTGTGGTGAGATGATGGATGCTCAGATCATCCGGGCCCGACTTGTGTTTGATGATAGCATTGGCAGTGTGTCTTGA